A genomic segment from Janthinobacterium sp. 64 encodes:
- a CDS encoding class I SAM-dependent methyltransferase has protein sequence MKPNPQQDPIHAITGRTLAHYDASAEQFFEGTRDHDVSQNISALLGAIGKPAPLDILDLGCGPGRDLKAFTAMGHHAIGVDGCPRFVEMARTYSGCTVWQQDFVDLDLPAAHFDGVFANAVLFHVPSAALPGVLRALHACLKPGGVLFSSNPRGQNQEGWNGARYGSYHDEATWAAYVQAAGFTLIEQYYRPPGLPREQQPWLATVWRKAG, from the coding sequence ATGAAGCCGAACCCGCAGCAAGACCCCATCCACGCCATCACGGGCCGCACCCTGGCCCATTACGACGCCAGCGCCGAGCAGTTTTTCGAAGGCACGCGCGACCACGACGTCAGCCAGAACATCAGCGCGCTGCTGGGGGCCATCGGCAAGCCGGCGCCTTTGGATATTCTCGACCTCGGTTGCGGCCCGGGCCGCGATCTCAAAGCGTTCACGGCCATGGGCCACCACGCCATCGGTGTCGATGGCTGCCCCCGCTTCGTCGAGATGGCGCGCACCTACAGCGGCTGCACCGTGTGGCAGCAGGATTTCGTTGATCTCGACCTGCCCGCCGCGCACTTCGACGGCGTGTTCGCCAATGCCGTGCTGTTCCACGTGCCCAGCGCCGCCTTGCCCGGCGTGCTGCGCGCCCTGCATGCTTGCCTGAAGCCCGGCGGTGTACTGTTCAGCTCGAACCCGCGCGGGCAAAACCAGGAAGGCTGGAATGGCGCCCGTTATGGCAGCTACCACGACGAAGCGACCTGGGCCGCCTACGTGCAGGCGGCCGGTTTTACCTTGATCGAGCAGTACTACCGTCCGCCCGGCCTGCCGCGCGAGCAGCAGCCGTGGCTGGCGACGGTATGGCGCAAAGCGGGCTGA
- a CDS encoding S9 family peptidase codes for MRFILCFLAAMASVPASAEKLTLERIHADPALAGPGVRNLKVSPDGERVTFLRGRADNQFQLDLWEFKLKDKSTHRLVDSKALVPNETISPEEQARRERERTASLNGILSYAWSPDGKQLLVPLAGNLYLVDAAHPDKARLVAKGNVLDPKISPKGRYVSFVRDQNIYVIDLKTDKERQLTTDGKGAIRNGEAEFVAQEEMGQRTGYYWAPDDSAIAYKRYDEAPVPVVRRFEIFADRTDVVEQRYPAAGDPNVLVQLLIVSPETGAQRQVDLGTNPDIYLVRADWSADSKSLVYQRQSRDQKTLDLVAVDAGTLAQRTLLTETSKTWVSIHDDLRFLSNGTFLWSSERTGRNHLYLYDMSGKLLHPVTSGEWGIDGVLAVNQKTGKVFVASNRDAVIDKQTYALALDGSTADKPQRVTKADGWHDTTFSRNGEVFVDTYSDPATPPQVSIRRPDGAMVGWLEENALNASHPYAKYKADHLPTEYGTLKANDGQTLYYSIVKPSNFDASKRYPVYLSTYGGPHSQHVARRWGNNFDQYMAQQGFVVFRLDNRGSSRRERAFTDAIYHNLGAAEVADQLVGIAWLGKQSFVDAKRIGVFGWSYGGFMTLRLLSAASDKIAMGVSVAPVTDWSLYDTHYTEQFLGMPKENVDGYKASTVFAHLDGLKSPLLLVHGMADDNVLFSNSTRLIDALVNRGVQFDLMTYPGAKHGISSRAGQRHVYKKIEMFFKQNLGVAK; via the coding sequence ATGCGTTTTATTCTTTGTTTTCTGGCCGCGATGGCCAGCGTTCCCGCATCGGCTGAAAAGCTGACCCTGGAACGCATTCACGCCGATCCGGCGCTGGCCGGCCCCGGCGTGCGCAACCTGAAGGTCTCGCCCGATGGCGAGCGCGTCACGTTCCTGCGCGGCCGCGCGGACAACCAGTTCCAGCTCGACCTGTGGGAATTCAAGCTCAAGGACAAGAGCACGCACCGCCTGGTCGACTCGAAGGCGCTGGTGCCGAATGAAACGATTTCGCCCGAAGAGCAGGCGCGCCGCGAACGCGAGCGCACGGCCAGCCTGAACGGCATTCTCAGCTACGCCTGGTCGCCGGACGGCAAGCAGCTGCTGGTGCCGCTGGCCGGCAATCTGTACCTGGTCGACGCGGCCCATCCGGACAAGGCGCGCCTGGTCGCCAAGGGCAATGTGCTGGACCCGAAAATCTCGCCGAAAGGCCGCTACGTCTCGTTCGTGCGCGACCAGAACATCTATGTGATCGACCTCAAAACGGACAAGGAACGCCAGCTGACGACCGACGGCAAGGGCGCCATCCGCAACGGCGAAGCCGAATTCGTGGCGCAGGAAGAAATGGGACAGCGCACCGGCTACTACTGGGCGCCCGACGATTCCGCCATCGCGTATAAACGCTATGACGAAGCGCCCGTGCCCGTCGTGCGCCGCTTTGAAATCTTCGCCGACCGCACCGATGTCGTCGAGCAGCGCTACCCTGCCGCCGGCGACCCGAACGTGCTGGTGCAACTGCTGATCGTCTCGCCGGAAACGGGCGCGCAGCGCCAGGTGGACCTGGGCACGAACCCCGACATCTACCTGGTGCGCGCCGACTGGAGCGCGGACAGCAAGTCGCTCGTCTACCAGCGCCAGTCGCGCGACCAGAAGACCCTCGACCTGGTCGCCGTCGATGCGGGTACTTTGGCGCAGCGCACCCTGCTGACGGAAACGTCCAAAACCTGGGTCAGCATCCATGACGACCTGCGCTTCCTGTCGAACGGCACCTTCCTGTGGTCATCCGAGCGCACGGGCCGCAATCACCTGTACCTGTACGACATGAGCGGCAAGCTGCTGCACCCGGTCACGTCCGGCGAGTGGGGCATCGACGGCGTGCTGGCCGTGAACCAGAAAACCGGTAAAGTGTTCGTCGCCTCGAACCGCGACGCCGTGATCGACAAGCAGACCTACGCCCTGGCACTCGATGGCAGCACGGCCGACAAGCCGCAGCGCGTGACGAAAGCCGACGGCTGGCACGACACGACGTTCTCGCGCAATGGCGAAGTCTTCGTCGACACGTATTCGGACCCGGCCACGCCGCCGCAAGTGAGCATCCGCCGCCCTGACGGCGCCATGGTGGGCTGGCTGGAAGAAAATGCGCTGAACGCCAGCCACCCGTACGCCAAGTACAAGGCGGACCACCTGCCGACCGAGTACGGCACCCTGAAGGCCAACGATGGCCAGACGCTGTACTACTCCATCGTCAAGCCGTCGAACTTCGACGCCAGCAAACGCTATCCCGTCTACCTGTCGACGTATGGCGGCCCGCACTCGCAGCACGTGGCGCGCCGCTGGGGCAACAACTTCGACCAGTACATGGCGCAGCAAGGCTTCGTCGTCTTCCGCCTCGATAACCGCGGTTCCTCGCGCCGCGAGCGCGCGTTCACGGACGCCATCTACCACAACCTTGGTGCGGCCGAAGTGGCCGACCAGCTGGTCGGCATAGCCTGGCTGGGCAAGCAAAGCTTCGTCGATGCCAAGCGCATCGGCGTGTTCGGCTGGAGCTACGGCGGCTTCATGACCTTGCGTCTGCTGTCGGCCGCATCCGACAAGATCGCCATGGGCGTGTCGGTGGCGCCCGTGACCGACTGGTCGCTGTACGACACCCACTACACGGAGCAATTCCTCGGCATGCCGAAGGAAAACGTCGATGGCTACAAGGCCAGCACCGTGTTCGCCCACCTCGATGGCTTGAAGTCGCCGCTGCTGCTGGTGCACGGCATGGCCGACGACAACGTCTTGTTCAGCAACAGCACGCGCCTGATCGATGCGCTGGTGAACCGCGGCGTACAGTTCGACCTGATGACGTATCCGGGCGCCAAGCACGGCATCTCGTCGCGCGCGGGCCAGCGCCACGTGTACAAGAAAATCGAGATGTTCTTCAAGCAGAACCTGGGCGTCGCGAAGTAA
- a CDS encoding cysteine hydrolase, which produces MKRQLHLLVIDPQNDFCDLPATWLPPDAAPALAVPGAHADMLRVAQLIREGGGGLTQISVTLDAHHRYDIAHPAFWRTGDGGPVAPFTQISAQQVRDRLFLPAASGALPRVLAYLDALQQAGRYQLMVWPVHCEIGSWGQNIHAAVRAAYNAWEVANLQVVAKLSKGSNPWTEHYSAVMAEVPDAQDAATQLNRAFLDTLLPAQQMYVTGEAGSHCVKASTEHIADYLQAQQGKPALSRLVLLTDCMSPVTGFEAQQRDFLAAMHERGARLATSAEVVPELQANALA; this is translated from the coding sequence ATGAAACGCCAGCTGCACCTGCTCGTCATCGATCCGCAAAACGACTTTTGCGACTTGCCCGCTACCTGGCTGCCACCGGATGCCGCACCGGCCCTGGCCGTGCCCGGCGCCCACGCCGACATGCTGCGTGTGGCGCAGCTGATCCGTGAAGGGGGCGGCGGGCTGACGCAGATCAGCGTGACCCTCGACGCCCACCACCGCTACGACATCGCCCATCCCGCCTTCTGGCGCACGGGCGATGGCGGCCCCGTTGCGCCATTTACGCAGATCAGCGCGCAGCAGGTGCGCGACCGCCTTTTTCTGCCCGCCGCCAGCGGCGCCTTGCCGCGTGTGCTGGCCTACCTCGATGCCTTGCAGCAAGCGGGGCGCTATCAATTGATGGTGTGGCCCGTGCATTGCGAGATCGGCAGCTGGGGCCAGAATATCCACGCGGCCGTGCGCGCCGCCTACAACGCCTGGGAAGTGGCCAACTTGCAAGTGGTGGCCAAGCTGAGCAAGGGTTCGAATCCGTGGACCGAGCATTACTCGGCCGTCATGGCCGAAGTGCCCGACGCGCAGGATGCGGCCACCCAGCTCAACCGCGCCTTCCTCGACACCTTGCTGCCGGCGCAGCAGATGTATGTCACGGGCGAGGCGGGCAGCCACTGCGTGAAAGCCAGCACCGAGCATATCGCCGACTATCTGCAAGCCCAGCAAGGCAAGCCGGCCCTGTCGCGCCTGGTGCTGCTGACGGACTGCATGAGCCCCGTCACGGGCTTCGAAGCGCAGCAGCGCGACTTCCTGGCCGCCATGCACGAGCGCGGTGCGCGGCTGGCCACGTCCGCCGAGGTCGTGCCCGAGTTGCAGGCCAATGCGCTGGCCTGA
- a CDS encoding MerR family transcriptional regulator, translated as MTNKVIGELLEDRALSLEELARACAVEPDWVVRHVQTGVLLQNGPPAGQLTAWRFTSLDLVRARRLHEIESVFDANAELAALVVDLSEEVARLRRRLHVLGVE; from the coding sequence ATGACAAACAAGGTAATTGGCGAACTGCTCGAAGATCGTGCCCTGAGCCTGGAGGAACTGGCGCGCGCCTGCGCCGTGGAGCCGGACTGGGTGGTGCGGCATGTGCAGACGGGCGTGCTGCTGCAAAATGGCCCGCCGGCGGGGCAGCTGACGGCCTGGCGCTTCACCAGCCTGGATCTGGTGCGCGCGCGCCGCCTGCACGAAATCGAATCCGTGTTCGATGCGAACGCGGAACTGGCCGCGCTGGTGGTCGACCTGTCGGAAGAAGTGGCGCGCCTGCGCCGCCGCCTGCACGTGCTGGGCGTCGAGTAG
- the pncB gene encoding nicotinate phosphoribosyltransferase, which translates to MSSPTFVPVVSSLLENDLYKFTMWQALLHSHPAAHAEYEFTCRNKPQYALSELADELNHQLDHLCTLRFSEEELDYLRGLRFIKPDFVDFLSLFHLQRKFITVSTEGEHLRVHAVGPMVHTMPFEIFVLQIVNEIYFRRFDDAQLMEEGVTRLLLKVDLIKKRVKELATNRPHPFEFFDFGLRRRFSAKMQDIVVSTLAHELPEHFKGTSNVHLARKYNLVPIGTHAHEWFGLFQAQATVRLRNFQRAALQAWVDEYRGDLGTALTDMIGMDAFLSDFDLYFAKLFDSLRHDSGDPVAWGEKALAHYAKLKIDANTKRLVFSDGLDVDRAFELYDHFVDRTMMGFGIGTNLTNDMGVPALSIVMKLVGCNGQPVCKISDNPDKTSCSDPTFVAYLRQIFDKPA; encoded by the coding sequence ATGAGCAGTCCTACCTTTGTTCCTGTTGTTTCGTCTTTACTCGAGAACGACCTATACAAGTTCACGATGTGGCAGGCGCTACTGCACAGTCATCCTGCTGCGCATGCGGAGTATGAGTTCACCTGCCGTAACAAGCCTCAGTACGCGCTGTCGGAGCTTGCCGATGAGCTTAACCACCAACTGGACCATCTCTGTACGCTTCGGTTTAGCGAGGAGGAGTTGGACTACTTGCGCGGTCTCCGCTTCATCAAGCCTGACTTCGTTGATTTTCTTTCTCTGTTCCATTTACAGCGCAAGTTCATTACTGTTAGTACGGAAGGCGAGCATCTGCGCGTGCACGCAGTTGGCCCGATGGTGCACACGATGCCCTTCGAGATATTCGTTCTGCAGATAGTTAATGAAATTTACTTCCGGCGGTTCGATGACGCGCAGTTGATGGAGGAGGGCGTAACAAGGCTGCTTCTCAAGGTTGACCTCATCAAGAAGCGCGTGAAGGAACTAGCGACTAATCGCCCACACCCATTCGAGTTCTTCGATTTTGGTTTACGTCGTCGGTTCTCGGCCAAGATGCAAGACATAGTTGTATCGACGCTTGCACACGAGCTACCTGAACATTTTAAGGGGACATCCAACGTTCACCTTGCACGCAAATACAATCTCGTCCCGATTGGTACACATGCGCACGAATGGTTCGGTCTGTTCCAAGCGCAGGCGACCGTTCGGCTTCGCAACTTCCAAAGAGCCGCGCTTCAGGCTTGGGTTGACGAGTACCGCGGTGACCTTGGCACTGCTTTGACGGACATGATTGGTATGGATGCGTTTCTTAGCGACTTTGACCTCTATTTTGCGAAACTGTTCGACTCTCTTCGTCACGACAGTGGCGACCCCGTGGCATGGGGGGAAAAGGCTCTAGCGCACTATGCGAAGCTGAAAATTGACGCCAACACAAAGCGACTTGTGTTCTCGGACGGTCTGGACGTAGACAGGGCATTCGAGCTATACGACCACTTTGTTGACAGGACGATGATGGGCTTTGGTATTGGAACGAACCTGACAAATGATATGGGAGTTCCTGCGCTCAGTATTGTGATGAAGCTAGTGGGTTGCAATGGGCAGCCAGTCTGCAAAATATCTGACAATCCGGATAAGACAAGTTGCAGTGACCCGACGTTCGTTGCCTATCTTCGCCAGATTTTTGATAAGCCGGCTTGA
- a CDS encoding CsbD family protein gives MNKDQVEGKLKEVGGKIQEAAGKVVGSEEQQAKGLANQVEGKVQKKVGDVKDAVETVTRKP, from the coding sequence ATGAACAAAGATCAAGTCGAAGGTAAACTGAAGGAAGTCGGCGGTAAAATCCAGGAAGCCGCTGGCAAAGTCGTCGGCAGCGAAGAACAGCAAGCCAAGGGCCTGGCAAACCAGGTCGAAGGCAAAGTGCAGAAGAAAGTTGGCGACGTCAAGGATGCGGTCGAGACCGTTACGCGCAAACCGTAA
- a CDS encoding FMN-dependent NADH-azoreductase gives MSKVLYINSSVRNSGSLSRQLSGEFVAKLAAQGASVVERDLAAQPVPHLTEEVMGAFFTPAEQRGAQAAAAVQLSDSLVDELLAADVLVLAAPMYNFSVPSTLKAWIDHVARAGRTFQYTANGPVGLATGKKAVIFTASGGVYSEGPGAAYDYLSTYLRTALGFIGITDIEFVQAEGVAMGEDAVASAIAKGRASIEALAA, from the coding sequence ATGAGCAAGGTCTTGTACATCAATAGCAGCGTGCGCAACAGCGGTTCCCTGTCGCGCCAATTGTCGGGCGAATTCGTCGCGAAACTGGCCGCGCAAGGCGCCAGCGTCGTGGAGCGCGACCTGGCCGCGCAACCGGTGCCGCACTTGACGGAAGAGGTGATGGGCGCCTTCTTCACGCCGGCCGAACAGCGCGGCGCGCAGGCGGCCGCCGCCGTGCAATTGTCCGATAGCCTGGTCGACGAATTGCTGGCCGCCGACGTGCTGGTGCTGGCCGCGCCCATGTACAACTTTTCCGTACCGTCGACCCTGAAGGCGTGGATCGACCACGTGGCGCGCGCGGGCCGCACCTTCCAATACACGGCAAATGGCCCCGTCGGCCTGGCCACGGGCAAGAAAGCCGTGATTTTCACGGCCAGCGGCGGCGTCTACAGCGAAGGGCCTGGCGCCGCGTATGACTACCTGAGCACCTATCTGCGCACGGCGCTGGGCTTCATCGGCATCACCGACATCGAGTTCGTGCAGGCCGAAGGCGTGGCCATGGGCGAGGATGCCGTCGCCAGCGCGATCGCCAAGGGCCGCGCCTCGATCGAAGCCCTGGCTGCCTGA
- a CDS encoding LysR family transcriptional regulator yields the protein MREPGQPSLDQLRVFVAVIDAGGFAHAARQLHRTQSVISYTIANLEEQLNVVLLDRGKRKPTLTDAGKALLADARAVALKVDGMRARAKALAGGLEAEVSVVVDVMFPTCVLVRILEAFQAQFPTVALRLRIEAMGAVAQLVMDGSCHIGLGGWMTATASVFERLAVGHVRLIPVAAPSHALAQLAGPIASNVAREHVQLVLSDRSVLTEGQDFGVLGLRNWRLGDLGSKHALLRAGLGWGNMPEAMVREDLTQGRLVHLPLAVDNGENYPIYLIQRADTPPGQAGKWLTERFAEQLPLLEQVF from the coding sequence ATGAGAGAACCGGGTCAGCCTTCGCTCGACCAGTTGCGCGTGTTTGTCGCCGTCATCGACGCGGGCGGCTTCGCCCACGCGGCGCGCCAGCTGCACCGCACGCAATCGGTGATCAGCTACACCATCGCCAACCTGGAAGAACAGCTGAATGTGGTGCTGCTCGACCGCGGCAAGCGCAAGCCCACCCTGACGGACGCGGGCAAGGCCCTGCTGGCCGATGCGCGCGCCGTGGCCCTGAAGGTCGATGGCATGCGCGCGCGTGCCAAGGCACTGGCCGGCGGGCTGGAAGCGGAAGTGTCGGTGGTGGTCGACGTGATGTTTCCCACCTGCGTGCTGGTGCGCATTCTGGAGGCGTTCCAGGCGCAGTTCCCCACCGTCGCCCTGCGCCTGCGCATCGAAGCGATGGGCGCCGTGGCGCAGCTGGTGATGGATGGCAGCTGCCACATCGGCCTCGGTGGCTGGATGACGGCCACGGCCAGCGTCTTCGAGCGCCTGGCCGTCGGTCACGTGCGCCTGATTCCCGTGGCCGCGCCCAGCCACGCGCTGGCGCAGCTGGCCGGGCCGATCGCCTCCAACGTGGCGCGCGAACACGTGCAGCTGGTGCTCAGCGACCGCAGCGTGCTGACGGAAGGCCAGGATTTCGGCGTGCTGGGATTGCGCAACTGGCGCCTGGGCGACCTCGGTTCCAAGCACGCGCTGCTGCGCGCGGGCCTGGGCTGGGGCAACATGCCCGAAGCGATGGTGCGCGAAGATTTGACGCAGGGACGGCTGGTGCACCTGCCGCTGGCCGTCGACAATGGCGAGAATTACCCGATTTATTTGATACAGCGCGCCGACACGCCGCCGGGCCAGGCGGGCAAGTGGCTCACGGAGCGGTTTGCGGAGCAGTTGCCGTTGCTGGAACAAGTCTTCTAG
- a CDS encoding beta/gamma crystallin-related protein, which produces MNRPLTHALLCAASLFIHVGAQAGEITLFKDDNFRGRSLTLREPTEYLANHGFNDKVSSIIVHSGTWQVCVDGAFRGACRVLERGEYPSMPGMNDEISSVREVARGSGGYNPGYPGRDPDRDSGRNPGRDPDRGHGGYGRGSTLEMYTSDGAAVRINRDIEALSDIGFNDRATGIYIDRGYWQLCSNWRYQGTCRIFGQGRFENLGRGLDGQVSSVRQVDPRDARRQEHFMDQREPSQDDYYR; this is translated from the coding sequence ATGAACCGCCCGCTTACCCACGCCCTGCTATGCGCAGCCTCACTCTTCATCCATGTTGGCGCGCAGGCCGGCGAGATCACCCTGTTCAAGGACGATAATTTCCGCGGCCGGTCGCTGACTTTGCGCGAACCGACCGAGTATCTTGCCAACCATGGCTTCAACGACAAGGTATCGAGCATCATCGTCCATTCCGGCACCTGGCAAGTGTGTGTCGATGGCGCTTTCCGCGGCGCCTGCCGCGTGCTCGAACGCGGTGAATATCCGTCGATGCCGGGCATGAACGATGAAATTTCTTCGGTGCGTGAAGTGGCGCGCGGCAGCGGTGGCTACAACCCCGGCTACCCGGGGCGCGATCCGGACCGCGATTCGGGCCGCAACCCGGGGCGCGATCCCGACCGTGGCCATGGTGGCTATGGCCGTGGTTCGACTCTGGAGATGTACACCAGCGACGGCGCCGCCGTGCGCATCAACCGCGATATCGAAGCCTTGAGCGATATCGGCTTCAATGACCGCGCCACCGGCATCTACATCGACCGCGGCTACTGGCAGCTGTGCAGCAACTGGCGCTACCAGGGCACTTGCCGCATCTTCGGGCAGGGGCGTTTTGAAAACCTGGGACGCGGCCTCGATGGCCAGGTGTCGTCGGTGCGCCAGGTCGATCCGCGCGATGCGCGCCGCCAGGAGCACTTCATGGACCAGCGCGAGCCGTCGCAGGACGATTATTACCGCTGA
- a CDS encoding MATE family efflux transporter: MPHTTSFTLPAVRAEVSSLWKLAWPILIGQLATVGMGAADVAMTGHTNPEELAAVSLGAAIWSIVLVTVSGIMMAINTLVAHEIGAARHDQVPHIVRQSLWKALLVGLVACLLTNMAALVFDHLMLEPAVASKAKLFVHIISCALPPFAAYRALYGYSTSINQTKPVMVIALAALALNIFVNYLLIYGHWGMPKLGGVGCAVATTCCVWMMLLAMLAWIRIAPAYRATYPFTHWEWPQPSSIGPMLRLGLPIGVTYFAEVSAFGVISLLVARFGVIQVSAHQIALNFSSVVFMVPLTFGIALVTRVGHAVGEANLRRARFISWVGVAMSLTAAIVSATVITVFRHQIAQAYTSDPQVQELCAQLLLFAALFQLSDATQVATSCAIRGYKVTRQPMLIQLLAFWGFSLPIGYVLGLAPPGFIWSPAEPMAAAGFWIGLVTGLTVAAVLLTWYLNRLSLQRLRTAH, from the coding sequence ATGCCACACACGACCTCGTTCACCCTGCCCGCCGTCCGCGCCGAAGTATCTTCATTATGGAAGCTGGCCTGGCCCATCCTGATCGGCCAGCTGGCCACCGTCGGCATGGGCGCGGCCGACGTGGCGATGACGGGGCATACGAATCCCGAGGAACTGGCGGCCGTGTCGCTGGGCGCGGCCATCTGGTCCATCGTGCTCGTCACCGTGAGCGGCATCATGATGGCGATCAATACCCTGGTGGCGCATGAAATCGGCGCTGCGCGCCACGACCAGGTGCCGCACATCGTGCGCCAGTCGCTGTGGAAGGCGCTGCTCGTCGGCCTGGTGGCCTGCCTGCTGACGAACATGGCGGCGCTGGTATTCGACCACCTGATGCTCGAACCCGCCGTCGCATCGAAGGCCAAGCTGTTCGTGCACATCATCAGCTGCGCGCTGCCGCCGTTCGCCGCCTACCGCGCGCTGTACGGCTACAGCACCAGCATCAACCAGACCAAGCCCGTGATGGTCATCGCGCTGGCGGCGCTGGCGCTGAATATTTTCGTCAACTACCTGCTGATCTACGGCCACTGGGGCATGCCGAAACTGGGCGGCGTGGGCTGCGCCGTGGCCACCACCTGCTGCGTGTGGATGATGCTGCTGGCCATGCTGGCCTGGATCAGGATCGCGCCCGCCTACCGCGCCACGTATCCGTTCACGCACTGGGAATGGCCACAGCCATCGTCCATCGGTCCCATGCTGCGCCTGGGCCTGCCCATAGGCGTGACCTACTTTGCCGAAGTGAGCGCCTTTGGCGTCATCAGCCTGCTCGTGGCGCGCTTCGGCGTGATCCAGGTGTCGGCGCATCAAATTGCCCTGAATTTCTCGTCCGTCGTCTTCATGGTGCCGCTCACCTTCGGCATCGCGCTGGTGACGCGCGTGGGCCATGCCGTGGGCGAAGCCAATCTGCGCCGCGCCCGTTTCATTTCGTGGGTGGGCGTGGCCATGTCGCTGACGGCGGCCATCGTCTCGGCCACCGTCATCACCGTCTTCCGCCACCAGATCGCGCAAGCCTATACGTCCGATCCGCAGGTGCAGGAACTGTGCGCGCAGCTGCTGCTGTTCGCCGCCCTGTTCCAGCTGTCCGACGCCACCCAGGTGGCCACGTCCTGCGCGATTCGCGGCTACAAGGTGACGCGCCAGCCGATGCTGATCCAGCTGCTGGCGTTCTGGGGTTTCTCGCTGCCGATCGGCTATGTGCTGGGCCTCGCGCCGCCAGGCTTCATCTGGTCGCCGGCCGAACCGATGGCCGCCGCCGGTTTCTGGATCGGCCTCGTCACGGGCCTGACGGTGGCTGCCGTGCTGCTGACCTGGTATTTGAACAGGCTGTCGCTGCAGCGCCTGCGCACCGCGCATTGA
- a CDS encoding DnaJ C-terminal domain-containing protein, translated as MEYKDYYKELGVEKTATEAEIKKAYRKLVRKYHPDVSKEPDADKRTKALNEAYGVLGDAEKRAAYDELGRSAQGHPKGEPFRPPPDWGSGYESSGADDSDFFADLFAHVGGRRRAGGSFQMQGEDSHAAITIDLHDSYHGARRHIVMRVPEADAQGHVVTRERTLEVTIPKGVTEGQQLRMKGQGHPGSGGAPAGDLYLEIRFQPDARYKVEGRDVFETVPVTPWEAALGGEIDVPTPSGTVAVSVPPNSQTGRKLRLKGRGIPAAQPGDLYLLLEVVLPPANDDKARELYATMAREMAFNPRQKLGG; from the coding sequence GTGGAATACAAGGACTACTACAAGGAGCTTGGCGTCGAAAAGACGGCGACCGAGGCCGAGATCAAGAAGGCGTACCGCAAGCTGGTACGCAAATACCATCCCGACGTGAGCAAAGAACCGGACGCGGACAAGCGCACCAAGGCCCTCAACGAGGCCTACGGCGTGCTGGGCGACGCGGAAAAGCGCGCCGCCTACGATGAACTGGGCCGCAGCGCCCAGGGCCATCCCAAGGGAGAGCCCTTCCGGCCGCCGCCGGACTGGGGTTCGGGTTACGAATCGTCGGGCGCCGACGACAGCGACTTCTTTGCCGACCTGTTTGCCCACGTGGGCGGGCGCCGCCGCGCTGGAGGCAGTTTCCAGATGCAGGGCGAAGACAGCCACGCCGCCATCACCATCGATTTGCACGACAGCTACCACGGCGCCAGGCGCCACATCGTCATGCGCGTGCCCGAAGCGGATGCGCAAGGCCATGTCGTCACGCGCGAGCGCACCTTGGAAGTGACGATACCGAAAGGCGTCACGGAAGGACAGCAGCTGCGCATGAAGGGGCAGGGCCATCCGGGCAGCGGCGGCGCGCCCGCTGGCGACCTGTATCTGGAAATCCGCTTCCAGCCCGATGCGCGCTACAAGGTGGAAGGGCGCGACGTGTTCGAGACGGTGCCCGTCACGCCATGGGAAGCGGCGCTGGGCGGCGAGATCGACGTGCCCACGCCATCGGGCACGGTGGCCGTCAGCGTGCCGCCCAATTCGCAGACGGGGCGCAAGCTGCGCCTGAAGGGGCGCGGCATTCCCGCCGCCCAGCCGGGTGACCTGTATCTGCTGCTGGAAGTGGTGCTGCCGCCGGCGAACGATGACAAGGCGCGCGAATTGTATGCAACCATGGCGCGCGAGATGGCTTTCAATCCGCGCCAGAAGCTGGGAGGGTAA